A genomic stretch from Pristiophorus japonicus isolate sPriJap1 chromosome 6, sPriJap1.hap1, whole genome shotgun sequence includes:
- the LOC139266152 gene encoding putative nuclease HARBI1 has product MDYIKFSMSRQSQDERSCGFARIVGFLMVQGAIDCTHVALRALPHTGEVFRNRKGYHFLNVQLACDHRQMILAVNARYPGSCHDAFILRDSSVPRQFQPPHEGRAWLIGDKGYGVAPWLMTPLHNPTNPAEQRYNISYIATRTIVEQTIMVLKQHFCCLNRSGGAFQYSPDRVSIFTVVCCMLHNLTIMRGSAGIHDSPQEDDDDEEEDEQFQPRRRQFAAARAAHQRLVVHRFQ; this is encoded by the coding sequence ATGGattacataaagttcagcatgtccaggcagagccaggatgagcgctcatgtggctttgccaggatagtgggcttcctcatggttcagggggccattgattgtacgcatgtggcattgcgggcccTGCCTCACACTGGAGAGGTGTTTCGCAATCGAAAGGGCTACCACTTCCTCAACGTTCAGCTGGCCtgcgaccacaggcagatgatcctcgctgtcaatgcacgctatcctggcagctgccacgatgccttcatcctgcgggacagCAGTGTGCCTCGACAgttccagccaccgcatgaagggCGTGCCTGGCTCatcggtgacaaaggatatggtgtggctccctggctaatgacacccctccacaatcccaccaaCCCTGCTGAGCAGCGCTACAACATCAGCTATATCGCAACCAGGACAATTGTAGAGCAAACTATCATGGTTCTGAAGCAGCATTTCTGCTGCCTTaaccgctctggaggggcatttcaatactcacctgatagagtctccatctttactgttgtgtgctgcatgctgcacaacctaacCATTATGAGGGGATCAGCAGGGATTCATGATTCACCTCAGGAGGACgacgacgatgaggaggaagatgagcagtttcagccaaggaggaggcagtttgcagctgcaagggctgctcatcagagGCTCGTCGTGCATCGATTCCAGTAA